The genomic stretch GCACTCGAGCCGCCGGATCGCTTCGGTCGCTTCGAGGCCGTCCATCTCCGGCATACACACGTCCATGAAGACCAGATCGTAGCGGGCACGCTTCAGCGCCTCGAGCGCCTCCAAACCGTTGCCCGCCACATCGGCACGATAGCCGAGGCGCCCCAAGATCAGACCGAGCACCTTCTGGTTCACGTGATTGTCCTCCGCGATGAGGATCCGCATCGGAAACTCCTCCGCCAGACGCTCGCGTGAGCCGAGCTTTTCCACCACACGCTCCTTCGCATCGGCCAGGCCCAGCGCTTGCGCGAACGCTTGCTCCAGCGCGTGAGTGCGCAACGGCCGCGGCACGATCACGGCGGAAAGATCGACATCGCCCCGCTCGCCGCTCCGTCCGAACGGCACCAGCCCCACGATCACGCCGCCCGACGCTGCACAGGCGCGCCGCAACTCGTCTTGCACCAAACGGCCGCCGAGCCGGACCGTCGGCCAATCCACCAGCACCACCGGTCGTCGCGCGCTCGTATCCAATTCTTGGATCAAGTCGGGCAGCGCATCCATGGTCTCGCACTCCATGCCCAAGCGGTGCGCCACGTTCGCCGCCTGTCGCCGGTCCAGCGGATTCGACTCCCAGACCAACAAATGCGTCCCGCGGAGCCTTCCAACGTCGGCCCGCACCGGCGCAGCGACTTCTCCGACCGACCGCACCAGCACGTGAAAGAAGAAGACCGAACCTTCTCCTTCGACACTCTCCACGCCCATCGTGCCGCCCATCAACTCCGCCAGCCGGCGCGAGATGGCCAACCCGAGGCCGGTGCCCCCGAATCGCCGCGTCGTGCTGCCGTCGACTTGGCTGAAGGGCTTGAACAAACGCGTCCGCGCCGACTCCGAAATTCCGATCCCGGTGTCCTCCACCGCGAAGTTCACGCGCACCGATCCCGGCTCGGATTCGGGCGCTCGCGACACGACGATGCGCACCTCCCCTTCCGCGGTGAACTTCAGCGCGTTGCCCACGAGGTTGATCAAGATCTGCCGGATGCGTGTCTCGTCTCCCCGGACACGCGTCGGGAGTTCCGTCGCAATCACGTGCACCAACCCCAGTCCCTTTTCCTGCGCGCGACTCGCCATCATCTCCACGCAACCGGTGACGAGTTCCTCGAGGTCGAACTCGATCTCCTCCAACTCCGTGCGCCCAGCCTCGATCTTCGAGAAATCGAGGATGTCGTTGATCAGCGCGAGCAACGAGTCGCCGCTGTTGCGGACGGTCTTGAGGTAATCCTTCTGCACGGGATCGGTGGACGAATCGAGGAGCAGCGAACTCAGCCCGATCACGGCGTTGAGCGGCGTCCGGATCTCGTGGCTCATCGTCGCGAGGAAATCGCTCTTGGCCTTGTTCGCCGCGTGAGCCTCGGCGGCCGCCGCCTCCGCCTCGCGCGTCGCCACGCTCAACGCCTCGGTGCGCTCCTCCACGCGCCGCTCGAGACCGGCCGCTGCCCCGCGCAAGGCCTCGTCGCGCTCCCGAAGCTGCTGCACCAGACCGTTGAAACCCTTGATCAACGCACCCACTTCGTCCCTTCCCGATGGCTCCAGCGAAACCGAATAGTCGTTCGTATCCGCGAGCCGCTGGACGGCTCGATGCAACGCCAAGATCGGCCCCGACACCAGCCGACCGAGGAAGTTGGCCACGAGCAAAGCCACCACGGCCGCACCGAGCGCCACGCCGCCGATGATCGCGAGCGCGTGCCGAAGGCGTGCCACGAGCGGCTGCAGACTCTGACGCAGCACCAGAGTCCCCGCCGTTTCCTCGCCGCGCGACACGGGCAGACGCGCCACGAACGCGCCCGCGACGTATCCGGTTTCCCACGACGGAAGCGATTGCGGCGCGTGTTCCGCCGCGCCGTAGCGGGCGAGCAACCCGCCCTCGGCGTCGTACAACGCGGCCGCCTCGATCGACGGAAGCGCGGAAAGGCTTCGCAAGGTCGCTTCCGCCTGCTCCGCGTCTCCGAAGAAGAGCGCGGCAGCCGAATTCTCCGCGATCAACCGACCCGCGCCTATCGCCTCGTGGCGGAAGCTCTCGCGGCTCTGCACGTGATCGAACACGTAGTAGCCGGCCGACGCCACGAGCAGCGAGCCGAGCGTGGTCACCCCGATGACGAGCTGCAGCTTCGCACGCAGGGCCAGATCCCTGAAGCGTACCGGCGCCATCAGGAGCCGACCTCCACGACACGGCTGACTTGCAACAGCTGGGAACTCACGCCCACCCCCGCTCGCCGCTTGGCCACGAGGTTGACCTCCAGCCGCAGCTTCGCGCCTTGGCGGAAAAACATCACCATCCCTCCGAGATCGGTGAAGCCCGGCTCGTCGCCGATCGTCACGACCGGCTTGTCCGCGAACGCGTCCAGAACCGAGCGAAGCACTCCCGGCTTCGCGCTGTTGCAGTAGACGATGTGGCAGGGCCCGTCGCCGCTCGCCTCGAAGTCGCGGACTTCGATTCGGCGGCCCTTCACCTGTTGGCGAGAGAGGGCCTCGAGCGTCTGCGGCGGAAACTCGCGAGCCTCCACGATGCGGATCACCACGGGTGCCTCGGGGGAGGCGAACATCTCCGCAGGCCACTCGACGAAACGCGCGATGTTCACGATGTAGGCGGCCTTCAACTCGGCTTCGCGCGCGGCACCGTCTCGGCCCGAAGCCGCGTGTATCCGCGGCACGAATACGAAGAGCGCCGAAACGAGCGCGAGCAGTGCTCGCCGACCCGATCGCCTGGAGACGACGCCACGCATCAGAAACTCCACGCGAGTTGCAGACTGCCGCCGCGCTCTACGCGTTGATCCTCGATCGGATACGAGGCGTTTACCGACTCGCGGGTGGAAGGAGCGAAGAGATTGCGACCGACGAGCGCGACCTCGAGTCCGTAACGCGGACGCCATGCCACACGCAAATCTCCCGTCACGTAAGCGGAGGCGAATCCGGCCACGCTCCGCTGGCTGCTCACGTGTCGCAGCACTGCGCTCGCGTCGATGTCGCGTCTCGCGTTCCACACGACGAAGAGCGTACTGCGCAGATCGCCTCGCCCCACGTTCGTCGACGTGGTGAAGGGTGCGCCGTGTCGAAACTTCACGTATGCGATCGATCCGCGCACCCGCAGTCGGTCGTGGAGCGTCCAATCGAGTGCTCCCTCCAAGCCGTGAGAGTCCGCGTCGTACTCGTTCGCGAGCGAGTAGGTGGCGAGCGTCAATCCCGGAGGCCCGGGCAGAGACGTCGGCGGGAGCACACCCGAGACGTTTTCGTAGCGATTCGAGAACCCGGTCACGTCCACGATCGCCGCACTCCCGAGCTGACGCCGCCAGCCGGCTTCGAACGCCCACAGCCGGTCGGACTGCATGTCGGGGTTGGGTGCCACGAGAACTGCACCGACCGGATCGAAGGAGGGCATCCACACCGCGGCGTCGCGATTGACCCGACCCGGCGTACGCACGGCCCGAGCCACCGAGGTCCACAGCGTGTTGCGCGCGTCGGGTGTCCATCGGAACTTCAGACTGGGTTGGAGTTCGTAGTCGTCGATGATCGTGCGCTCGAGCTTCGCACCCGCGATCACGGCGGCGCGGTCCGGCACGAGAATCCAGTCGTCTTGCAGCGCGAGCGACACGGAGGTCTCGTCGCGCTTCGGCCGGTCGATCTGCAAGGCACCCAGTTCGAAGTAGTGGTCGCGCTGGTGGCGCACGTTGCCCGTCCAGAGCAAGCGGTGACGCTCCCCCAGAAACCCGTCCCGACGGAAAGTGACGTCGAAGACATCGACCGATTGCGAGGCCATCGTCGGCATCGCGATCTCGATCATCCGATAGTAGGCCTGCACTTCACTCGAAGACTCGCCGGACTCACGTCGCCACTTCGCGCGAACCGTCGCACTGTCGAACTCGGATTCGATATCCCCGATCCGAGGAAACGGAGCCGTCGGCAAGGCGTAGAACAGACGCTCGCGCGTGCGATAGCGCCACCCGTCGGCCTGAAGCGTGAAGACGTGCGGCGAGTCGGATGGCTCGTAGTCGATGCGAGCCGACGCTCGCAAATCGCGTGTGCTCCCCACCGCGGGCAGTGGAGACGTGGCACCCATCGCACCGGCCTCCGCATAGGATACCGAGACGCGGTGAAACCACTTCCCGTTTTCGGAAGCTCCTCCGTGCCTAAGGTGGACGCGCGCTTTTTGCTCGGTGCCGACGGTCAGCTCGACGCGATCGCCCTGCGTGTCGCGCGCGGAGCGCGAGATGACGTTGAGGACGCCGTTCATCGCGTTGGCTCCCCAAGCCGCGCCTCCCGGTCCACGCACGACCTCGACCTGCTCGAGCTCGTCGAAAGAAGCCGCCATTTCGCTCCAGAATACGCCCGAAAAGCCCGGGTGATACATGCTCACGCCGTCCCGCAAAACCAAGAGGTTGGGCGTGTAGAGCGAGGCGTCGCCACGCACGCCGACGGACCAACTGCCGGTATTGACCTGCGCTACCTGCACGCCTGGAGCGAGCCGCAGCAGATCCATCAAGTGGGTCGCGCCGCTTGTCGCCGCCATGTCGCGCGTGAGTACGAAGCCTGCCGACGCGGATTGGAAATAGCGCTCTTGGCGCTGCGCCGACGAGAAGATCTCCACATCGAGCAGTTCGCTGAAACTCAGAGACAGCAGCCCGTCGTCGGTAGGCGTCGCGGAGAGACCGACTCCCGTAGCCAAGAGCAATGCCAGCGCAACGGTCGGACGCCGACGGCGCTCCGACACGGCGGCGCGTGCTCCGCCGAAGCGCGGAGGGAAAGATGGAAACTTGGGAGCGGACATCTGGAGCGAGAACGCCGCGCGACTCGTTTGTCCGCTGTTCTCGCCCTCGATAATCGGAGAATGGCATTCGCGCTGTAGCCTGTGCCGCCCCCCGTGGAAGACGCTTTCTCAATTCGCGCCCGAATCGTGCGAAACGCCCGCCGAAGCCGCCTCGAGCGGACGGTTCTCTCGGTCCAGCAACACCACCGTCGGCCTGTACCTCCGCGCCTCCTCCGGTTCGAATTCCGCGTAGGCCGCGATGATGACTTCGTCTCCGCGTTGCACCAGACGCGCGGCCGCACCGTTGAGCATGATCTGGCCACGCTCGGTCCCGATGATCACGTAGGTCGAGAAGCGAGCACCGGTGGTTACGTTGTACACGTCCACCCGTTCGAAAGGCAGGAGACCAGCCGCCTCGATCAATTCGGGTCCGATCGCGATCGAGCCCTCGTAGTCGAGATCCGCACCGGTCACGGTGGCTCGGTGGAGCTTGGCTTTGAGAAGTGTTACGCGCATGGCGAGAGATTCGGAAGACGAAGAGCCGACGACGATCACACGGGCGATACCGCCGGCATGGGTGGATTGAGCAACGAGGCCAGACGCAGACCACGCAACACGAGGTCGGGTACGATCTCGTCGAAAACCTCCTCGCGCTCGAACAACCGGCTGAAGCCGCCGGTGCCTATGACGAAGGGCTCGCGACCCTCGAACACCTCGTCGGCCAACCGCTCGGTCAGTTCGCGGATGCCGCCGAGTTGCGCGAAAAACACGCCCGACTGGATGCTCTCGATCGTACTGCGCCCGAGGACGTGTTCCGGACGCGTGATCTCCACGGTCGGCAGGCGCGCCGTCTTGCCCGCGAGCGCCTCGACAGAAATCCCCAGGCCCGGGAGGATACAACCGCCGAGGTAATCGCGCGCCGAGGTGACGACGTCGAAGGTCGTGGCGGTGCCGCAATCGACCACCAGCATCTCGCGGCCGGGAAACAGGTGTACGGCGGCGACGGCGTTGGCGATGCGGTCCGCGCCCACTTCGAGCGGATTGCGGTACTTGATCTTCAAACCCGTCTTCACTCCGGGCTGCAGCAGGAACGGCTCGAGGCCGAAGTACTTCACGCACGCCGCCCGCAACGGATACACCACCGAAGGCACGACCGAGCAGATCGCCACCGAAGCGACGGCGGCGGGATCGAGACCGTTCTCTCGGAGCACTCCGCGCAGAAAGAGACCGAGCTCGTCCGACGAACCGATCGGATGCGTCCCGCGTCGGAATTGGAGGCGAAGTGTATCCGCTTCGTAGATACCGCCGTGGACGGTGCTGTTGCCTACGTCGAGACAGAGTTGCATGACGTTTCGGGTTCCGCGGTCGTCGGAGGTTCGCCGACGATCAAGCGATGGAGCGTCTCCGCGAGGCGGATACGCGTGGGGACCGGAGTCCGCCCACCGTCGGCGAGGTGGACGACGGCCGGAAAGGAGTCGGGATCGGCGCCCTGTTCCTCGAGATCGTTGTGCACGACGAAGTCCGCGCCGGAATGCGCGAACAACGTCGCCACCGCCGCCTCGCGCGCCGCGCGGGCCGCACCGCGAGTGAGCTTGAAGGCGACGACCCGCAAAGCCGGATCGGCGCTCCATTCGCGGAGCCGATCGACGAGCTTGGGATTGGGTCGCAGACGGATCACGACGTCGCGGCCGGAGTCGATCTTTCCGCCCGGCCTCGCCGTCTCCTCGCCGTCCACTTCGACCGACGCGACCGAGTAGTCGCCCACCGCCGCGGCGTGTACGACGGCATCGAAGCGTTCCTCCGCGAGCAACCGACGCAACGCCGCCTCCAGTTCACCGAAGCCGCCGAAGAGTTCCTCGCGCACGCCCGCCGGCGCCGCTGCGGCACGACGCGCGCGCAAGAGAACGACCTCGTGGCCGTGCGCGGCGAAGTGCGCCGCGAGAAGTGCTCCGGTGCGGCCCGTGCTGAAGTTGCCCAGCGAGCGCACGCCGTCGATCGGCTCTTCCGTGCCGCCGGATGTCAGCAAAATACGGATACGTCGGCCGCGGGTCGGAACGCTCGCCTCGGCGACGGACACGGCCGATCGCTTCGTCGCGAGTCGAGCACGGATCGCGGCGAGAATGTCGTCGGGTTCGATCAATCGCCCCTCGCCCTCGTCGCCGCACGCCATCCGTCCACGTGCCACCGGCAGGAACTCGACGCCCCAACTCTTCAACCGATCGACCGAGGCGCGCGTGGCCGGATGAGCCCACATCGCGGGGTTCATGGCCGGCGCAACGAGGTACGGCTTGCTCCGGTCGTGCGCGAGAAACAGCGTCGAGACGAGATCGTCGCCGGCTCCGGCGGCGAGGCGATTGATCGTGTTCGCCGTCGCCGGGCACAGCACGACGACGTCGGCCCACTTCACGAGGTTGATGTGCTCCATCGCCGCCCCCTGTTCCCACATGTCCGAGCGGACCGGCCGTCCGGTGAGCCCTTCCAACGTGGCGACGCCGACGAAGCGCAGTGCCGAAGCCGTGGCCACGACCTGCACCGCGTGGCCGTCTTGCACGAGTTTCGAAATCACGGCGCACGCCTTCCACGCCGCGATCGACCCGGAGACCTCAAAGAGAATGTTGGATGGGGACATTGTCGATCAACCGAATGTTCTCGAGGCGCACGGCTCCGAAGCGGCGGTCCTCGTGGTGTTCCACGTAGTCCACGTCGAAGCCGGCCAGCTCGAGGGCGCTGCGCGTGCCGTTCGCGTCCGGACCCTCGCGGAGGATCCGCGCGAACTCCGCCGCCTTGCGCCGGCCCGTCGGCGATAGCAGACGGTTGCGCGAGCTGAGCGCGAGCCCGTCCTCCGCCCGAACGGTCGGGCACGGGACGATCTCCGTGCGCAGGAAGAAGGCGGCCGCCATGTCGCGGACGAGCGCGAGTTGTTGCCGGTCCTTCTCCCCGAAGTAGGCGCGGTCGGCGTCCACCAACAGGAGGAGTTTCAACACCACGGTGAGCACGCCGTCGAAGTGCCCGGGGCGATGCGCGCCCTCCATCACTCGGCTGAAGACGTCCTCGGTGACACGGAAGCGGTAGGCGTCCGGATACATCGCACCGGCGTGCGGCGCGAAGACGAGGTCCACGCCCGCGTCGCGGGCCGCAGCGAGATCGCTGTCCCAAGTCTGTGGATACCGCTCGAAGTCCTTCGGATCGTTGAACTGGGTCGGGTTGACGAAGACG from Opitutales bacterium ASA1 encodes the following:
- the panC_2 gene encoding pantoate--beta-alanine ligase, which encodes MLNDSVHAPARPIVVRSPEEWSRARRGPDFAGRTVGFVPTMGALHEGHVALLERARRENDRVVLSVFVNPTQFNDPKDFERYPQTWDSDLAAARDAGVDLVFAPHAGAMYPDAYRFRVTEDVFSRVMEGAHRPGHFDGVLTVVLKLLLLVDADRAYFGEKDRQQLALVRDMAAAFFLRTEIVPCPTVRAEDGLALSSRNRLLSPTGRRKAAEFARILREGPDANGTRSALELAGFDVDYVEHHEDRRFGAVRLENIRLIDNVPIQHSL
- a CDS encoding type III pantothenate kinase — translated: MQLCLDVGNSTVHGGIYEADTLRLQFRRGTHPIGSSDELGLFLRGVLRENGLDPAAVASVAICSVVPSVVYPLRAACVKYFGLEPFLLQPGVKTGLKIKYRNPLEVGADRIANAVAAVHLFPGREMLVVDCGTATTFDVVTSARDYLGGCILPGLGISVEALAGKTARLPTVEITRPEHVLGRSTIESIQSGVFFAQLGGIRELTERLADEVFEGREPFVIGTGGFSRLFEREEVFDEIVPDLVLRGLRLASLLNPPMPAVSPV
- the coaBC gene encoding bifunctional phosphopantothenoylcysteine decarboxylase/phosphopantothenate--cysteine ligase CoaBC, encoding MSPSNILFEVSGSIAAWKACAVISKLVQDGHAVQVVATASALRFVGVATLEGLTGRPVRSDMWEQGAAMEHINLVKWADVVVLCPATANTINRLAAGAGDDLVSTLFLAHDRSKPYLVAPAMNPAMWAHPATRASVDRLKSWGVEFLPVARGRMACGDEGEGRLIEPDDILAAIRARLATKRSAVSVAEASVPTRGRRIRILLTSGGTEEPIDGVRSLGNFSTGRTGALLAAHFAAHGHEVVLLRARRAAAAPAGVREELFGGFGELEAALRRLLAEERFDAVVHAAAVGDYSVASVEVDGEETARPGGKIDSGRDVVIRLRPNPKLVDRLREWSADPALRVVAFKLTRGAARAAREAAVATLFAHSGADFVVHNDLEEQGADPDSFPAVVHLADGGRTPVPTRIRLAETLHRLIVGEPPTTAEPETSCNSVST
- a CDS encoding aspartate 1-decarboxylase — its product is MIVVGSSSSESLAMRVTLLKAKLHRATVTGADLDYEGSIAIGPELIEAAGLLPFERVDVYNVTTGARFSTYVIIGTERGQIMLNGAAARLVQRGDEVIIAAYAEFEPEEARRYRPTVVLLDRENRPLEAASAGVSHDSGAN